The Prevotella melaninogenica region AAATCTCACACTTTTCGTAGCACTAAGATAGGTGAAGTTTCTGACATATCCAAGTGTTTTGAGAACGTTGTTTTTCAGGCACTTGAAGTTCTTACAAGAATTTATACTGCGAAATTAAGGTTTATAATAATTTTTGTTTATCTTTGTATTTGAACTTCCGTAAATCAAAAAAGTATTATTTATATAAAAGTACTAATATGAAACAAATCTACATCTTGTTAATAGCCCTACTCATGGGCTTATCAGCTAATGCCGAGACGTCTGGCACTTGTGGACCTAATCTAACATGGCACCTTACTGATGATGGAGTTTTGACCATTTCAGGAAAAGGGGAAATGTATGATTATTCATACAGAAACGAAGCACCATGGGGCAAATATAATATTAATCGAATTATAAAAAGAATTATAATAGGTGATGGTATTACCACAATTGGCAGCAGTGCTTTCGACAGATGTTTCTTTCTAACTTCTGTAACCATTCCCAATAGTGTTACAACAATTGGAGGGTTTGTTTTCAGCGGTTGTAGCGCGCTAACTTCTGTAACCATTCCAAATAGTGTTACAGAAATTGGCGACTATGCTTTCACCGATTGTAGATCTCTAACCTCTGTAACCATTCCAAATAGTGTTACAACAATTGGAGGGTGTGCTTTCAGAGTTTGCACCAACCTACAAAAAGTAAATATCGGAAATAGTGTTAAGACTATAGGAACATCAGCATTTGACTACTGTACAAGTATAACACAGATTTCGAGTGAGGCAGTCGTACCACCAACCTGTGGCATAAATGCTCTTAACGGCATTAATAAATCTAAATGTAAACTTATTGTTCCTAAGAATAGTCTTGACGCATATAAACAAGCATACCAATGGGAAGATTTTTTCTTAATAGAGGGTAGTACTACTGGCATTACAAACACTGTTTATAATAAAGCAGGACTTGCTGATGTCTATACAATAGATGGAACAAAACGGCTAAGTAAAGCAAGCACTGACGAAATTAATGCTTTGCCTAAGGGTGTTTATATTGTCAATGGTAAAAAGATAATCATTAAATAACAGACACATCGGTTTTCCTAAGCCACACCATATTTTCATTTACTTTCTTGCAAATATCAATGCAAAGAGTTATATTTGCAAAAGAAAGGGAGAGTAATATAACGTGAGTTCGACGAATTCAGAACAATGCGAGTTGTGTGTCAATGGTTCTTTTTACATTGATGCACAGCTTCTTAGGAAACAGGCAATAGGTAACATTGCCCCCAATAAATTGACGATGAAATGGTCAAAGCATCTATGTTTGGGGTGTTCCACCTGCGCAATGTTCTGAATTCGTCGAACTCACGTTAAGTTAAAGTATAAGAGGAGTTTAAGTAAAGTACAATTATGGCTTAGATTTGAGTATAGATAATGGTTAAGTTAAAGTATAAAGGTAGGAATATGAATGTAGCAATGATAATAATATTTGCCTTGATTCTTTTCATTTATGAAGATGCTTTCGGACCATTAAAGAAAGGTAATACGCAATATTATGTTTCTTCTGGTATCGGTATTTGGGGAGGTAAATTCCGTATTGAGACAAGAACAGAATAAGTAGTGGCAGATATTGAATAACATTAAATTTGATTATGAAAACAAAGACGGTTTTACACAGAATTCCCTTGTATGTGTTGGTGGGTTTAGTGCTATTAATGTTGGATAGCTGCTTCCCCAGCTTTAATTCTTCTGGGGAAGTCATGGCTTATCTTGAGAAAAATTATCCAGGGCAGCGTATTGTACTTTCTGATAAATATGAAACAAGTCGTGGCTTGTCAAACGATATAAGAATTTGGACATTCACATTGTCAGACTATCCTAAAGATACCTTTCATGTGGCAAGTAATATCAGCAGTTATCCGTTTCCGATGATGAAAAACCAGATAGGAATCATAGATGACTTTGAGAAAGTAGTTATCCTGCGTCGAGCAAAAGAGTTTGAACACGGACCTATGAAGAATTTCGATGCACTCACACGACGTCTCTGGGCCCACTTTCCCGAGTTAGATTTCTCTCTAAAACCAGCTAAGTTAGAGCTGAGAACGGTTGATGATATCTGGCGTGCAAAGCATCTGATAGATGCTTTCGACCAGTTCCTTGGTGATGAGAGACTGACTGAGGAGGTTCAATATTATCTTCGCATGTATATGCAAGGACCGTGTTATGACCTAAATCATGGTGGGAGTGTAGCGCCTTCGGATAATATAGCCATTGATAAATCTGGTAAGAAGAAGGGTTGCTATATTGAGCGTCGATTCTGTTTTGGCGTTAATCGACAGGAGTTATGTCAGCAGTTTTACAATGATGTGATGGAGTTTCATCAGTTAATGGACAGCTATGGTAATGGTGTTAATAAAGAGACATTTCAGGCATGGGCTGAGAACCAACTGAGACTCGTTAAGCCGTTGTTAGATCTCCCATCTGAGGAAAAACGTGATTCACTTCTTAAATTGTTAGGAGTTCGGCATGACTATACAGGCAGTATATTTATCGATACAGGAATGAAACCTTATATGCTTGTAACCTTATCGGAAAAGGAAGAGGGTTCTGGGTCTTACAATCTCTTCTTCACTTATCCACAATTGCATGCATTCTGCTTACGTAGCGGATTACAGGTACAAGGCACTGGCGATCATTTTAGAGTGAAAGGAGTAGATGGAAGACATTACGAGTTTTCGTCTCAGTTCTATAAAGAGAAGAAAGGCGCCATAGGTTTTGATGAAGATGTCTGCTATTTTCTACGAAATGGTCGTAAGGTTTTGGTTAAAGGCTTTTATACTCCATATGAATGTATTAGTGATGTTCTTGTACGCCAGATAACTGGACGGGATGTTAAAAAAATGGTTGTGAGTGGGCAGATATCTTTAAATGGGCAGACCTTTGGGAGAGGTCCTAACTAACGTGAGTCTGACGAGTTATAAATGTCTATTAATTTGGTGATTAGCAATTTAATATACAAATAGTTACAAACAAAGATCGCTATGATTGTCGAGGACAAAATTACAGAAATATATTATCTTTGACATGCACTACAAATATGCTATTTGAAAGACTGCATCAGTGGTATCAATACCTTTTCTTGCAGCTCTTTTCTATCAATAGTGGGGTACATCTCATCTCCTTTGATTTGAAATGAAGGTGTAAGACAAATAATGTAGACTCTGCCGTTTATAAAATATGGAACAGCATACAAGGGAGCCTCGCATTCTTCTATCATGAAATACTCCTTGT contains the following coding sequences:
- a CDS encoding leucine-rich repeat domain-containing protein, which encodes MKQIYILLIALLMGLSANAETSGTCGPNLTWHLTDDGVLTISGKGEMYDYSYRNEAPWGKYNINRIIKRIIIGDGITTIGSSAFDRCFFLTSVTIPNSVTTIGGFVFSGCSALTSVTIPNSVTEIGDYAFTDCRSLTSVTIPNSVTTIGGCAFRVCTNLQKVNIGNSVKTIGTSAFDYCTSITQISSEAVVPPTCGINALNGINKSKCKLIVPKNSLDAYKQAYQWEDFFLIEGSTTGITNTVYNKAGLADVYTIDGTKRLSKASTDEINALPKGVYIVNGKKIIIK